CCCAATCAAGGCATCCCCGACAGTGTCATCAATGTGGCCTTTTCGGGATCCTCAGGCACGTATTCGGTGACCAATCCCTTGGTACACAATGGAACACAATTCACCAATCCTCCGGTTACCGTCAATTGTGTGATGAACTGCAAAAGTGATTGGCTGTATTTTCACAACTTCGGATTCAATGTGCCAAGCGGTCAAACGATCAATGGCATCGAGGTGATTCATTCCCGCGGGGGCTGCAATTCCGGTTCGTATGTGATCGACACCCTTTCCCTCGCTTATGGTGGCTTGCCCATCGGGAATTTGAAGCGGGATTCGACCTCCAACATGACCACGGACACGCTCGGGGATTTGGCGGATGTCTGGGGAAATGCGGGCTTGAACGGGGCGATGGTGAGCGATCCGAGTTTTGGCGTGATGGTACGCAGCTCAGGAACGGGAATCTGCACATTCGGGCAGTTTGACCTCCGCGTAAATGTCTATTTCTGTGGGGAGAATGTGCTTGCATCCGAGCCCGAATTGAACTCCAGCATTGTTTTCTACCCCAATCCAGCGTCGGATCGGATCCATTGGACCCATCCTGAAACGGTTGCACGTGTGGTGTGCCTGAATGCCATGGGGCAAATCGTCGATGCGCCGCAGATGGGAGATGATTTGGATGTTTCACGGCTGCCGAATGGGATTTATTTTATGCGGGTGACGACGGCTTTGGGAACGCAGTTTACCCAAAAGGTTTGCGTTCGACATTGACGTAGTGCAAATAGCTGTACACCTGTTGATTCCGAGTTTCCTCCTCGCGATATTGCAAAGTATTGCGTTCAACCAACGATCACCAACATGAAACGATATTCCATTTTTGTCTGGTTTTGCCTACTGTTCTCCAATACATTTGCGCAATGGATCCCTACGAATGGGCCCCGTATGGCGCATCCGACAACCGAAATTTTTGCCTTGGGGCCAATTCTGATGGCCTCTTCACAGTGTGCGCCATTTTACAGCACAGATCAAGGAGATTCTTGGAAAGTGATAGGTGTGTCCGGTGCTCCCTCGGACTTTGAGCGAAATTTTGAATTTCTGGGCAATCACTATGTTAGCTCTGGATGGTATTACCGTCGCGTAATTGTCAATGGAAATGCCGTTTCGTTGGATACCTTGCAGCAGATGCCGAGCAGTCCAGAGGACGTGGCTGCGGATTCGTCAGGGATTTATGCAGTGGGCTACGAAGCTGGGTTGATGTGGAGCGGAACGGGCAATAATTTCAGCTTGCACGCTACCGGATTGCCAAGGGACACGACTTTTTATCCCGGTGGAATGATCATCCGGTTGTATGCGTTTTCGGTCGCGTTGAATTCTACGTCGGTATTCGTCGGCACGAGCAAAGGAGTTTATCGTGCTCCAAAGGGCCAACTCACCTTTACTCCTCTGAATAACGGTTTGCCCACCGAGGATGTGTATGCGCTTTATTGCGAAGATTCGATGATGGTAGCCAGCGTAGACAGCAGCCTTTATCGCTCGACAGACTCAGGGAATTCTTGGACCCTTGTTCCAACCCCCATTCAGAGAAATTGCAGACGTTTGCAGCAGGTCGGAGATACATTGTTTGCCGCACTTTTCCATAGAGGGGCGATGTTCTCAACAGATGATGGCGTAAGTTGGACTATGGTCAATGCGACGCTTCAGAATGAGACTGTGACAGGATTTGAAAGGATCGGAGGGGAGCTTTTCTGCGCCACTTATGGAGGGCTTTTCAAGGGGGTTGCGAGTTCCACTTTGGTTGAATACAATGGTTGTGGTGTAGGAATCTATTCGATGACGAAGACCGACAATTGTATCGCTGCTGCCACACGCGATGACACTTATGTTTCTTCAGACTTGGGAGACCATTGGCGCAAGATTGAGAATCCAAACAATCAAGGCCCGGCACCGATGGTCGTAGAATTAAACAATCAGCTTGTTTGGGGGACCAAGTATACTGGATTTAACACCCCACTTGCACTTTTTTCCTCCGGGGATTGTGCAACTACGCTGGATACCACAATTATTGGATCGGGTTCAGAACTTACCTTCCTTTCTTGTGATGGGGATCAAGCAATTCTCAACATTAATTTCACTGACTATTGGCTTGTTTCCGATTCAGGCGCAACGTTTACAGCAATACAACGTCCAACACCCATTGATTGCCAAACAGATCCCATCTTGATTCTTGTCGACAGCACGATTTATGCCACCTCCTGCGACAATGTTGGCTTATTGCGCAGCAAGGATCTCGGAACTACTTGGGCAGATGTCAGCAACGGTCTTTCTTCAAACCGCGTTTGTTACATGGAACGTGTAGGCGGTAGGCTGTTTGCCACTTTTCCCGATGAAATTTATCAAGCTGTAAGTGGGGACAGCGTTTGGATTCCCAGTCAAACGGGTATCCCCAATAACAGCGGTCCCTTTTTTGATCTGGAATGGGATGGGCAGCGCTATTATGTCTGCAACGGGCGCAAAGTTTGGGCATCCGTGGATGGGATTCATTGGGTGGATGTTTCGCAGGGGCTGCCTTCAGGGCTAAATGGCCATATCACCTATTCCGGAATGGCACTCAAAGACGGGATACTGTTTGTCGGCACGTGGGGGCAAGGCGTTTGGAAACGTCCAATCTCCGAAATTACGGTAGCCAATGAGCCGATTTCTCCGAGCGTCGATTTGCGTCTTTTTCCAAATCCGACAAGCGAACGGCTGTATTGGTCGACCCCGGAATCCGTAAAGGCTTTCCGCTGTTTCAATTTGTTTGGTCAAGCAGTGGAGGCAGTAATGATCGACGGTTATTTGGACGTCTCGCGATGGCCTGCGGGTGTGTATGTCGTTCAAGCAACTACCCGCACAGGCGCTGTCCTCAGCGGCAAGGTTCTGATTCAACGATAATTTCAATCCGCTTCAAATGCGAATTTGACTTATCTTTCCTGAAAATCTCAGCCCATGTCCACCCAAAAAGCGTACGACCAATGGTCGTCCATCTACGACACCAACGAAAATAAAACCCGTGACCTTGAGGCCGTTGCTGTGCGCAAGATGCTCGAACCGGTCCTCTTTCGCTACGTCCTCGAAATCGGCGCTGGCACCGGAAAAAATACCGTTTGGTACCTCGGATTTGCCAACCGCATTTTGGCAGTTGACCTCAGTGCCGAAATGCTCGCCAAGGCCAAGGAAAAAATCGACGCGCTCGGTAATCCCGAGTGCATCTCAGAATTTGCCCAAGCCGATGTCACGCAGCCCTGGACATTTGGCGAAGCTTGTTTTGACCTCGTGACTTTCAGCCTGATGTTGGAGCACATCGAGCATTTGGATCCGATTTTTGCCGAGGCATCGCGCGCACTGATGGTGGGCGGGCATGTGTACGTAGGGGAATTGCACCCCTTCAAACAATACCTCGGCAGCAA
The window above is part of the Bacteroidota bacterium genome. Proteins encoded here:
- a CDS encoding T9SS type A sorting domain-containing protein, with the protein product MKRFLFLGLLLFAFFNGKTQNFAIGIPDSVENVAFPGSTGAYTISNPLNHNGTSFTNAPIAGNCFMNCKSDWLYFHDFDLNIPANATILGFEVIHSRGGCNQGSFVIDTLQLTLNGSPLGTPKRDSASTTETDTLGGSVDDWGIGFVPPLLVTDPDFGVMIRSTGTGICTFGQFDLRLKVYYCEFGTPNQGIPDSVINVAFSGSSGTYSVTNPLVHNGTQFTNPPVTVNCVMNCKSDWLYFHNFGFNVPSGQTINGIEVIHSRGGCNSGSYVIDTLSLAYGGLPIGNLKRDSTSNMTTDTLGDLADVWGNAGLNGAMVSDPSFGVMVRSSGTGICTFGQFDLRVNVYFCGENVLASEPELNSSIVFYPNPASDRIHWTHPETVARVVCLNAMGQIVDAPQMGDDLDVSRLPNGIYFMRVTTALGTQFTQKVCVRH
- a CDS encoding T9SS type A sorting domain-containing protein, which codes for MKRYSIFVWFCLLFSNTFAQWIPTNGPRMAHPTTEIFALGPILMASSQCAPFYSTDQGDSWKVIGVSGAPSDFERNFEFLGNHYVSSGWYYRRVIVNGNAVSLDTLQQMPSSPEDVAADSSGIYAVGYEAGLMWSGTGNNFSLHATGLPRDTTFYPGGMIIRLYAFSVALNSTSVFVGTSKGVYRAPKGQLTFTPLNNGLPTEDVYALYCEDSMMVASVDSSLYRSTDSGNSWTLVPTPIQRNCRRLQQVGDTLFAALFHRGAMFSTDDGVSWTMVNATLQNETVTGFERIGGELFCATYGGLFKGVASSTLVEYNGCGVGIYSMTKTDNCIAAATRDDTYVSSDLGDHWRKIENPNNQGPAPMVVELNNQLVWGTKYTGFNTPLALFSSGDCATTLDTTIIGSGSELTFLSCDGDQAILNINFTDYWLVSDSGATFTAIQRPTPIDCQTDPILILVDSTIYATSCDNVGLLRSKDLGTTWADVSNGLSSNRVCYMERVGGRLFATFPDEIYQAVSGDSVWIPSQTGIPNNSGPFFDLEWDGQRYYVCNGRKVWASVDGIHWVDVSQGLPSGLNGHITYSGMALKDGILFVGTWGQGVWKRPISEITVANEPISPSVDLRLFPNPTSERLYWSTPESVKAFRCFNLFGQAVEAVMIDGYLDVSRWPAGVYVVQATTRTGAVLSGKVLIQR
- a CDS encoding class I SAM-dependent methyltransferase; the protein is MSTQKAYDQWSSIYDTNENKTRDLEAVAVRKMLEPVLFRYVLEIGAGTGKNTVWYLGFANRILAVDLSAEMLAKAKEKIDALGNPECISEFAQADVTQPWTFGEACFDLVTFSLMLEHIEHLDPIFAEASRALMVGGHVYVGELHPFKQYLGSKAKFEGETGEVIVQCFNHHVSDFVSAAQKHGLQLVDLQEFFDVPGEGVPRVLGLLFRKG